CCTGGACGCCGAAGTCCCGGAAAAGCAACTGGGCCAGACCGACAACCCGAAGGAGCTCGTCCACGGCGACGCCGCCGCCATCGGCCACGCCGCGGACCTGGTCCGCAAAATGGGCGACTCCGTGGACAAAACCGGCCAGGCCCTGAAAACCATCGACGTCGCCGACTGGACGGGCAAGGGCGCCAACGAATTCCACACCACCTTCGGCAAACAACCGAAACTCTGGTTCGACGGCGCCGACGCCATGCACCAGGCCGCCACCACCCTGACCGACTGGTCCCACGCCGTCACCACCGCCCAAGGCCACGCCGCCGACGCGATTGCCAGATGGAAACAAGCAGACACCGAGGAACGCCGCCGAAAGAATTGGTGGAACGGCCTGTCCGCCGCCGAACAACGCCGAACCGCCCTCACCGACACCTGGACCACGATCCGAGACGACGCCCGAGCCATCCTGAAACGAGCCCGCGCCGACCGCGACACCGCCGCCGGCCTCGCGGTATCGGCCCTACAAGCCGCCACCGCGAAGGCCCCCGAAACCCCGTCGTTCACCGACCGCATGCGAGACGACCTCTCCGACACCGCCGACATCGCCCAATTCGCGGGCCTGAATTTCGACAAGGGCCTCCTGACCAGCTTCACCGGCGCAGTCCAATTCGTCCGCCAGGTCGACCCCATGGACCCCTACAACCTCACCCACCCCGCCGCCTACTTCGCAGGCATGTCCGACCTCGACGCCGGCCTGGTAGTAGCAATGGCCGACCCCACAGCCACCGTCCAAGGCCTCCTGTCCGGCGCACGATCCGACCCCGCCGAATGGCTCGGCAACCTGACCGGCCAGGTCGTCATGACCGTAGGCACCGGCGGCGCCGGCAGCGCCGAAGCCGCCACCACCGCAGCCCGAGAAGGCGCCACGGCCGCCCGCGAAGGCGCCACCGCAGCCTCACAAGGCGCCACCGCCACCCGAGACGGCGCAACAGCAGCCCGAGACGGCGCCACCACAGCCCCGAGACCTCCCGAGCCACCCCGCCCACCGGAACCCGCACGGCCACCGGACACTTCACGCTCCACCGACCCAGCACGCCCCACCGACAACGCGCGCCCCGCGAACAGCACGCGCCCCACCGACAGCACCCGCCCGGACAGCACCCGCCCCTCCGACGGTGCACGCCCGTCCGACAGCACCCGCCCCGACTCCACACGACCGGACCCTGCCCACCCAGCAGACACCGCCCGCCCAGCCGACGGTGCCCGACCAGCAGACGGTTCGCACCCAGACACGGCACGACCGGACAGCGGCGCCCGCCCGGCCGACGGTTCCCACCCGAACACAGCACAACCGGACAGCGGTGCCCGGCCCGCCGACGGTCCCCACCCTCCGGACACCACTCATCCCGCAGACAGCACACAACCACCTGACACCGCACGCCCCAGCGACCCAGCACATCCCGACAACGTCAACCCTGGCAGCCGCCCCGCCGAGCCACGCGCCGGCCTGGGTACCGACACAGCACCCCACGAACCCCCCGTAGCCGCCGGCCCCCGCGCTGAGTCAGCACCCCATACCGTCGAAACCCCCACCACCTCACACGAACCGATATCGGCTCACCCGGAACAGCCTGCCGCACAACCACACCCACCGGCCCACCCGGTCGACGCCCCACGCCCTACCGAGCCAACGCACGCCGGCACCGAACCCACCGCTGCACACCCCGATCCGGCCCACCCGACAGACGCCCCCCACTCCACCGACACAGCACCACACACCGGCACCGAACCCACTGCTACACACCCGGATCCAGCCCACCCGGAAAACCCACGCACTCCCGAACACGAACAACCCACCGCCCACACCCCGGCGGATCGAGCCGACGCCGACCACGGCGCCCACTCCGACGCCACCGAAGCCGGCCCCGAATCCGACCGTGACCCCGCCAACACTTGCTCGGACCGCGACCCGGTCGACATCGCCACCGGCGAATTCCTTCTCCCCGAAACCGATCTGGACCTCCCCGGCATCCTCCCGGTCACCCTGCGCCGAACCCATCGCTCCAACTACCGCTACGGCCGCTGGTTCGGCCCGTCCTGGTCCACCACCCTCGACATGCGCATCGTCGTCGAAGACACCGGCGTCACCTTCCTGGGCGAAGACGGCATCATGCTGGCCTACCCCCACGCCGAGGTAGGCGAAGCCGCCGACCCCCACTCCGGCGGCCAACGCTGGACCTGCACCCGCACCGAAACCGGCGCCTACCAAATCCGGGACCCGACAAGAGAAATCATCCGCCACTTCGCCCCGGAACCGACCCTCGCCGGATTCGACACCCGCCGGGGCAACTATGCGATCTCCGCAATCACCGACCGCCACCACAATCGCATCCGCTTCCACTACGACCGGGACGGCAACCCGACCGAAATCACCCACTCCGGCGGCTACCGAATCCTGATCGAAACCACAGCGGGCAGAATCACGGCCCTCCACGTGATCGACCGCGACATCCCGATCAAGATCCGCGACTTCACCTACAGCACAGGCGAATTGGTCGCAGCCACCAACGCCGTAGCGGCCACCACCACCTACACCTACGACCCCGAGCACCGGATGACGTCCTGGACCGACTCCAACGCCAACCGCATGCTCAACACCTACGACCCCCGAGGCAGAGTAGTAGCCCAACAGGGCACCGCAGACATCCTGAACAGCACCTACGACTACCTCGATTTCCCCGACGGCACAGGCAGTCTGACAACGGTCACCGATTCCCGAGGCGCACAGACAACCCACGGCTTCGACAACGACCTCCGCCTCCGCGACCTCGTAGACCCCACCGGCGCCCATACCCACCTCGACTACAACGCCGACCGCCGCCCCCTCGCCGTCACGACCCCTGACGGCGCACTCACCACCTACCACTACACCCCCACAGGCGATATCCACGAGATAACCCGCCCCGACGGCGCGAAAACAACGATCGAATACGCCTCCGCCCGCCGCCCGTCCCGCATCACCGACCCCGACGGCACCACCCGTCACCAGGAATGGGCCCCCACCGGCAACTTGACCGCGACAACGGACCCAGCAGGCGCCCGCACCGAATACACCTACAGTTCCACCGGCGCCCTGACCGAAACCACAGCCCCCACAGGCGCGACAACCACCATAGAAACCACCCCCGCAGGCCTCCCCACCCGAATCATCACAGCCCACGAAGCCACCACCCACATAACCCGAGACGGCTTCGGCCGCCCCCTCACCACAACAAACCCCCTGGGCGCCACAACAACCTATGAATGGTCCGCAGAAGGAAAACCCCTCAGCCGCACCAACCCCGACGGCCACACCGAATCCTGGACCTGGGACGGCGAAGGCAACCTCCGAACCCACACCACCGAAGCCGGCACCACAACCACCTACACCTACGGCCCCTTCGACCTCCTCGCGAAGAAGACCGCCCCCGACGGCTCGGCAACCCACTACCTCTGGGACACCGAACGCCGCCTCACAGCAGTGATCAACCCACTCGGCCACCGCTGGACCTACGAATACAACCCGGCCGGTCGCCTGATCACCGAAACCGACTACACCGGCGCCACCACCCATTACACCCACGACACAGCAGGCCGGATCGCGACAATCACCCCCGCCACCGGCATCACCCGCCACCACACCCACGACATCCTCGGCCGTCTGACAGCCGTAACCGCCGACACCGGCGAATACCTCCACTACACCCACGACCGAGCGGGCCGAGTCCTCACAGCGATCTCCGGCACCGAAGAATCCCTCACCCACACCCTGCGGTTCACCTACACCCCCACCGGCCACCTCGCCACCCAGCAACTGGACGACCAACCCCCCATGCGGCACGAATACGACCCCACCGGCCGCCGCACCCGCCGCACCACCCCGACCGGCAGCATCACGACGTGGAACTACGACCAACTCGGCCGAGTCCGAACCATGTCCGCCGACAACCGTCACATAGATTTCACCCACGACCTTCTCGGCCGAACCACAGCCTGGCGAACCGGCGAAGTAGCAATAACCCGCACCTTCACAGATTCCGGTTACCTGGCAACCCAAGAAGTAATCGCCTTCCCCACCCAAACTCTCACCTTCGACCGCAACCCCGATCGCCCCCCACCCCACCAACTCCGCCGAGACGCCTACACCTACCGCCCCGACGGCTACCTCATCGCCCATGCCCAGACCCGTCTCGACACGGCGCCTATCGACCGCGAATACACTCTCGACTCCATCGGCCGAGTCACCGACATCCACATCGATGGCTTGCTCAGCGAGGCATACACCTACGACTCCCTGAGCAATATCACCACCGCTCTTCCTCGCCTCGAGCCGTTCAGTTCGCCCCGATCCGAGCCAGAGGCCGGCAATCACCGCGAATACCACAACAACCTGCTGATAAGCGCAGACCGTACGCGCTACTACTACGATTCCGCCGGTCGCCTGATACACAAAGTCGTCACTCGACGTTCCCGCAAGGCAGACGTATGGCGGTACCGCTACAACGCCTTCGATCAACTGACCGACATCCATACTCCCGCCGGGCAGCACTGGCTTTACACCTACGACGGCCTGGGGCACCGGATCACGAAACAGCGCCTCGATAGCGGAAGAAGCGTAGAACGTATCGACTACACCTGGGATACGGCACAGCTCACAGAGCAGACCACCGAAAACAGTACGACTCGCTGGCATTATCAGCCAGGAACGTTCAGGCCGTTGGTCGAAACAATCGACAGTATTGCTTCCGATACCGAGTTCCTTGTCGTCGTCACCGACTCGTCTGGCACACCCACAGATCTTCTGAATCACACTACCGGTACAGCGAAGACAGCGATCGATATCGAGTTATGGGGCCGAGAACGAGGGCCGACTAGCGGAACGATACTGAGGTTTCCAGGCCAATTTTTCGACAGCGAAAATGGTTTGCATTACAACCGAGCGCGTTACTACGACCCGGATTCCGGTCGATATCTGACTCCGGATCCGCTGGGTGTTGCCGCCTCGATGAACCCATTTGCATACCCCCACAACCCAATCGCTTGGACAGATCCTCTCGGGCTCATACCAGCAGAGTGCGAATACCGCGATTTCGCTCACGGCACCTCTCGAGCACATGCCGATGATATCGTAGAAAATGGACTGAGTGCGGATGCAGGACGGGCCGGGACACATGGAGGACGCATGAGCAGACCGGGATCTTTCTTCACACACGAGGTCGACGGACCGAACTCGCCCGGAATTCAATTGGCATACGAATGGGGCTTGAGAGTGGATCCGAACTCACCATCGACGGTGATAATTGGAAGAATTCCCGAGCCGATCTATCAATCGCTGCTGAGCGACGGTCTGATCCAGATCAGACCCGTCGGCGAGGGCGTACCACTCGAAACGATATTTCATCCGGATTCGTTCGGGGTCCTCAATCGAGAAATAGAATGGATTGCTAAGATAACACCATGAGCACAGGGCCTCACGACTACTCGGCAGCCGAGATCAAGAAGACCACCTGGGGCGAGTTGCATGAGCTCGACGACGGACGATGGAAAACCGTTTGGCGACTGACCTTCACAGCGCCACCGGCTGCACAGTCGACCGAAGTGTTCAGCGACGAAACAATCGGATTTCGCGCGATGCTACAGACCCACGAAGGTACATCGGGCGAATTACTCGTATTCACTGATGAGCAGGCCATGTCAGCAATCTACTACTCACCCACATTCAAGAGCTTGGGCATCGTGAACGATGACATAGCCGAGTTGCAAACCATAGAAAATCACCCCAAAGAGTGGTATGCGCCTTTCAGGCACCGTTGAAGCAGACTCCCTGACCGGCAGCACGCCACACAGACGGCGCTCACATATTCCCAAGTCGACGCGCGTATTTGAGCGCGCACGGCGCCGAAATATCGACCGGCTGCGGGAGACGTCTCCCGGACTGCCACCACGGAAGGCGTTCATGGAGATCCGCCGGGCGGAAAGTAGCTCACCGTACTATGGGACGGCAGCAGTGTACGCGATTCCAAACAGCATCCCCTCTGCCTTGCAGGTCGCAGAGTTCGTTCAGGAGAGAACCGACAATGCGCTACATAAAAGTGTATTGGCATCACGATTTCGATGACGACCCTGTGATGTACTTTCACGAAGTAGGCGACGATGATTGGGAAATAAGGAGAGTCCAGGTCTACCGCGACGGCCGTACAGAATGGGCCGATGAGAACCACGAGACCGACACCGCCGGCACAGCCGAAATACCGATCACATCCATAGCAGAAATTGCTTCACAGTCAGAGTTCGATGCCGAAGAGATAACCCACAACGAGTTCGAACGAGAGTGGTCGAAGGCTCGAGGAAGGTGATCCGGGCTACCACTGTTGCCGGAGGAGCTCGCACGCTACCGACCGGTCGTGGTCGTCACCGAGCCCGCGCTCACCAGTACCAGCCGTGGGCGCCGGTCCATCCTCGGCGGTAATACTCTGTTCAAAATCAGATCTAGCACCGGAAACGAGTGGAAAAGTATCCGCCGAACCACACGAGAAAGAATTCCTCTTTCCGCCCGGGACGTGGGACGGCCGATATCCGGAAGCAAAATTCAACCCCCGCAACACCCTTCGTCCCCCGGCACCACCCGCATCTCGCGGGTCTGCGCATTCCGCAATGCCAGCTCCTCGTCCACCGGATAGTCGACGGCAATGAGGCTGAGCCCGTGCGCCGGAGCGACAATCACCGCACTGGACCGTGCACGCTCGGCGAGCAGGGTGGTGGTCCACTCCGGAACCCGGCGCCCCTCACCGACCGCCAGCACCGCCCCGACCAAACTGCGAACCATGGACCAGCAGAACGCATCTGCGCTGACATAGGCCGTCAGTAAGGCACCGGCGTTGTCTCCCAACGGCACCGACTCCCAATCGAACCGCTGCAACTCCCGAACCGTGGTCGCCCCCTCACGTCGCCGACAGAACGCCGCAAAATCGTGCAGCCCCAACAAGTTTCGAGAAGCGGCACGCATCGCCTCCAAATCCACGGGCCGGCACGGAACAACGCTCCGCGCCTGTAGAGGCTCGGCCCCGTAAGGAGCGGTGGTGAGCCGGTAGGC
This DNA window, taken from Nocardia sp. BMG111209, encodes the following:
- a CDS encoding putative T7SS-secreted protein — protein: MGWLDDIGDAAEHLAHRVEQATGEAVDATMHGLGSLARDVGADGVAANLDRWGDEAADALDAEVPEKQLGQTDNPKELVHGDAAAIGHAADLVRKMGDSVDKTGQALKTIDVADWTGKGANEFHTTFGKQPKLWFDGADAMHQAATTLTDWSHAVTTAQGHAADAIARWKQADTEERRRKNWWNGLSAAEQRRTALTDTWTTIRDDARAILKRARADRDTAAGLAVSALQAATAKAPETPSFTDRMRDDLSDTADIAQFAGLNFDKGLLTSFTGAVQFVRQVDPMDPYNLTHPAAYFAGMSDLDAGLVVAMADPTATVQGLLSGARSDPAEWLGNLTGQVVMTVGTGGAGSAEAATTAAREGATAAREGATAASQGATATRDGATAARDGATTAPRPPEPPRPPEPARPPDTSRSTDPARPTDNARPANSTRPTDSTRPDSTRPSDGARPSDSTRPDSTRPDPAHPADTARPADGARPADGSHPDTARPDSGARPADGSHPNTAQPDSGARPADGPHPPDTTHPADSTQPPDTARPSDPAHPDNVNPGSRPAEPRAGLGTDTAPHEPPVAAGPRAESAPHTVETPTTSHEPISAHPEQPAAQPHPPAHPVDAPRPTEPTHAGTEPTAAHPDPAHPTDAPHSTDTAPHTGTEPTATHPDPAHPENPRTPEHEQPTAHTPADRADADHGAHSDATEAGPESDRDPANTCSDRDPVDIATGEFLLPETDLDLPGILPVTLRRTHRSNYRYGRWFGPSWSTTLDMRIVVEDTGVTFLGEDGIMLAYPHAEVGEAADPHSGGQRWTCTRTETGAYQIRDPTREIIRHFAPEPTLAGFDTRRGNYAISAITDRHHNRIRFHYDRDGNPTEITHSGGYRILIETTAGRITALHVIDRDIPIKIRDFTYSTGELVAATNAVAATTTYTYDPEHRMTSWTDSNANRMLNTYDPRGRVVAQQGTADILNSTYDYLDFPDGTGSLTTVTDSRGAQTTHGFDNDLRLRDLVDPTGAHTHLDYNADRRPLAVTTPDGALTTYHYTPTGDIHEITRPDGAKTTIEYASARRPSRITDPDGTTRHQEWAPTGNLTATTDPAGARTEYTYSSTGALTETTAPTGATTTIETTPAGLPTRIITAHEATTHITRDGFGRPLTTTNPLGATTTYEWSAEGKPLSRTNPDGHTESWTWDGEGNLRTHTTEAGTTTTYTYGPFDLLAKKTAPDGSATHYLWDTERRLTAVINPLGHRWTYEYNPAGRLITETDYTGATTHYTHDTAGRIATITPATGITRHHTHDILGRLTAVTADTGEYLHYTHDRAGRVLTAISGTEESLTHTLRFTYTPTGHLATQQLDDQPPMRHEYDPTGRRTRRTTPTGSITTWNYDQLGRVRTMSADNRHIDFTHDLLGRTTAWRTGEVAITRTFTDSGYLATQEVIAFPTQTLTFDRNPDRPPPHQLRRDAYTYRPDGYLIAHAQTRLDTAPIDREYTLDSIGRVTDIHIDGLLSEAYTYDSLSNITTALPRLEPFSSPRSEPEAGNHREYHNNLLISADRTRYYYDSAGRLIHKVVTRRSRKADVWRYRYNAFDQLTDIHTPAGQHWLYTYDGLGHRITKQRLDSGRSVERIDYTWDTAQLTEQTTENSTTRWHYQPGTFRPLVETIDSIASDTEFLVVVTDSSGTPTDLLNHTTGTAKTAIDIELWGRERGPTSGTILRFPGQFFDSENGLHYNRARYYDPDSGRYLTPDPLGVAASMNPFAYPHNPIAWTDPLGLIPAECEYRDFAHGTSRAHADDIVENGLSADAGRAGTHGGRMSRPGSFFTHEVDGPNSPGIQLAYEWGLRVDPNSPSTVIIGRIPEPIYQSLLSDGLIQIRPVGEGVPLETIFHPDSFGVLNREIEWIAKITP
- a CDS encoding DUF6881 domain-containing protein encodes the protein MRYIKVYWHHDFDDDPVMYFHEVGDDDWEIRRVQVYRDGRTEWADENHETDTAGTAEIPITSIAEIASQSEFDAEEITHNEFEREWSKARGR
- the truA gene encoding tRNA pseudouridine(38-40) synthase TruA, translating into MLARGTGSVSLEQTGESAESVPTVRRVRLDIAYDGTDFTGWARQPALRTVQGVLEESLSKVLRESVQLTVAGRTDAGVHAEGQVASFETAAAELDPPRLVHRLARFLPKDVRVRDARFVPAEFDARFSAVRRHYAYRLTTAPYGAEPLQARSVVPCRPVDLEAMRAASRNLLGLHDFAAFCRRREGATTVRELQRFDWESVPLGDNAGALLTAYVSADAFCWSMVRSLVGAVLAVGEGRRVPEWTTTLLAERARSSAVIVAPAHGLSLIAVDYPVDEELALRNAQTREMRVVPGDEGCCGG